The Legionella busanensis genome window below encodes:
- a CDS encoding ankyrin repeat domain-containing protein, whose product MGAKLTHSQLVELGQYLGYPLSTGICRGFSMMLCQAWLVEESYKFFYRLKCIESYDNDFEKLKYDIEQIRLHTKNYGFFNYPEETEIFLEIPAFYEGIQLYLNPARYFELFSQYLNQENLEDIYSIVYPNKLSQEKLVVSLDKLHAFTQSELTDYFKDLEKIMDEAQVVAPILLSSSNHAVCFYYDKNIRKWVYVDINDFARFPNLMSYTRELDSNSLAKSIFSSLSSDEADYVAFNIQVITKASQEESIKIALTELEKKYPFEYNHANRFDAYQVGLFYLACQNNQFNLVRSLLKQENIDINKTSVQGITPLFLACEYGHTTIVSELLKHQKIDINKATNEGATPLYIACQNGHFDIVCELLEQKNIEINKFTKYGATPLFAACRNGHMAIVCKLLEQKNIDFNKEDNDGSTPLFIACQLGYIDIVQKLLKLKEIDVNKPDIYGATPLYIACEQGHMNIVQALLEQKNININQAYNGATPLWTACQKGHTDIVYRLLAQKGIEINTETKPGVTPFYIACQNGFTSIVCKLLEQKIIDINKINYNGFTPLYIAYINGHIDIVFELLKQENININEQYDNGATLLFNACKNGHTDIVQALLKQKNIEMNIATNDNTTPLFIACENGYIDIINELLKQTYIDVNKATSDGVTPLSVACEGGFTEAVLSLLQHKNIAINQTDEDGATPLLVACQNGHIDIVRVLIQQEKIDISRPDNHGRTPLSVACENADYEMAILLISAGHPIDNINQQYMPLLKAHWPSLTQSNHELLGGKRRGPDYPDEQPKKIYKTNLELSQNSFFSSHIEQDSQINMQKSSDKALKRDN is encoded by the coding sequence ATGGGTGCTAAGTTAACTCATTCCCAGTTAGTAGAATTAGGTCAGTATTTAGGTTACCCGCTTTCCACTGGAATATGTCGCGGATTTTCTATGATGCTTTGCCAAGCTTGGCTTGTAGAAGAGAGCTATAAGTTCTTCTATCGCCTAAAGTGTATTGAGAGTTATGACAATGACTTTGAAAAATTAAAATATGATATTGAGCAAATACGTTTACACACAAAAAACTATGGTTTCTTTAATTACCCGGAAGAAACAGAAATATTTTTAGAAATCCCAGCCTTTTATGAGGGTATTCAACTCTATTTAAATCCCGCTAGGTATTTTGAGTTATTTTCACAATATTTAAACCAAGAAAATTTGGAAGATATTTATTCAATTGTATATCCTAATAAACTGTCACAGGAAAAATTGGTTGTTAGTTTGGATAAACTACATGCCTTTACTCAATCTGAGCTAACTGACTATTTCAAAGACTTAGAGAAGATAATGGATGAGGCGCAGGTTGTTGCACCTATTTTACTGTCATCCAGTAATCATGCAGTATGCTTTTACTATGATAAGAATATTCGAAAATGGGTATATGTTGATATTAATGATTTTGCTCGTTTCCCGAATCTTATGTCTTATACTCGTGAGTTAGATAGTAACTCATTAGCTAAGAGTATTTTTTCTTCACTTTCGTCTGATGAGGCAGACTATGTGGCTTTTAATATTCAAGTGATTACAAAAGCCAGTCAAGAAGAGTCTATTAAAATTGCTCTAACTGAGTTAGAAAAAAAATATCCTTTCGAGTACAACCATGCAAACCGATTTGATGCTTATCAAGTAGGCTTATTTTATCTAGCTTGCCAAAACAACCAATTTAATTTAGTACGAAGCTTACTTAAGCAGGAAAATATTGATATTAACAAAACAAGTGTTCAAGGTATTACTCCCTTATTCCTGGCATGCGAGTATGGACATACTACTATTGTTTCTGAATTACTTAAGCACCAAAAAATCGATATTAACAAGGCAACCAATGAAGGAGCTACGCCACTTTATATTGCCTGCCAAAATGGCCATTTTGATATTGTCTGTGAGCTGTTAGAACAAAAAAATATAGAAATTAATAAATTTACTAAATATGGAGCGACGCCACTGTTCGCAGCCTGCCGTAATGGGCATATGGCTATTGTCTGTAAGTTACTTGAACAAAAAAATATTGATTTTAATAAAGAAGATAATGATGGATCAACCCCGTTGTTTATCGCTTGTCAACTAGGTTATATTGATATTGTCCAAAAGTTACTTAAACTAAAAGAGATTGATGTTAATAAACCGGATATTTATGGGGCAACACCACTTTATATAGCCTGCGAGCAGGGACATATGAATATAGTTCAAGCATTGCTTGAGCAAAAAAATATTAATATTAACCAAGCATATAATGGCGCAACACCCCTTTGGACGGCCTGCCAAAAGGGGCATACTGATATTGTTTATAGGCTGCTTGCTCAAAAGGGAATTGAAATTAATACTGAAACTAAACCTGGGGTTACTCCATTTTATATCGCTTGCCAGAATGGATTTACAAGTATTGTATGTAAACTGCTAGAGCAGAAAATTATTGATATTAATAAAATTAATTATAATGGTTTTACACCACTTTACATTGCCTATATAAATGGTCATATTGATATTGTTTTCGAGTTACTTAAGCAGGAAAACATCAATATTAATGAGCAGTATGACAATGGTGCTACATTGCTTTTCAATGCTTGTAAAAATGGACATACGGATATAGTTCAAGCATTGCTTAAGCAAAAAAATATTGAAATGAACATAGCAACTAATGACAACACAACCCCCCTTTTTATAGCTTGCGAAAATGGCTATATTGACATTATTAATGAGTTACTAAAACAAACCTATATTGATGTTAATAAAGCAACTAGTGACGGTGTTACTCCACTTTCTGTAGCCTGTGAAGGAGGATTTACCGAGGCCGTTCTTAGTTTACTTCAGCACAAAAATATTGCTATTAACCAAACAGATGAAGATGGTGCAACGCCACTTTTAGTCGCATGTCAAAATGGTCATATCGATATTGTCCGAGTTCTTATACAGCAGGAAAAGATTGATATAAGTAGGCCAGATAATCATGGCAGAACGCCTCTTAGTGTTGCTTGTGAAAATGCAGATTACGAGATGGCTATACTATTAATAAGTGCAGGTCATCCAATAGATAACATTAATCAACAATACATGCCGTTGCTCAAGGCTCATTGGCCGTCTCTTACGCAGAGCAATCATGAGCTCTTAGGAGGTAAACGAAGAGGGCCAGATTACCCTGATGAGCAACCAAAAAAGATTTATAAAACTAATTTAGAATTATCTCAAAATAGCTTCTTTTCAAGTCACATTGAACAAGATTCTCAAATAAATATGCAGAAATCTTCTGATAAAGCCCTTAAGCGTGATAATTAA